The Bernardetia litoralis DSM 6794 genome includes a window with the following:
- the rfaD gene encoding ADP-glyceromanno-heptose 6-epimerase, producing MIVVTGAAGFIGSALISRLLEAGHSRIIAVDDFSFVEKNKNLAEKQISEHIEREVFFDWLKDNHSDIEFIFHIGARTNTTEFDYTIFEHLNVDYSKKMWKACSEYSIPLVYASSAATYGAGEYGYEDDESRIPLLKPLNPYGQSKQEFDVWALEQEKTPPFWAGLKFFNVYGPNEFHKGRMASVIFHTYHQILKTGKMKLFRSHNPNFKDGEQLRDFVYVKDLIEVCLFLMNKQPKSAIYNLGSGTARTFLDLAKNTFYALDKTPEIDFMDTPADIRDKYQYYTQANMEKLKSAGYTKKFHTLEEGVEDYVKNYLMENKYY from the coding sequence ATGATTGTAGTAACAGGTGCAGCAGGTTTTATTGGTAGCGCATTAATTAGTCGTCTTTTAGAAGCTGGTCATAGTCGTATCATCGCTGTAGATGATTTTTCATTTGTCGAAAAAAACAAAAATTTAGCAGAAAAGCAAATTAGTGAGCATATAGAACGTGAAGTTTTTTTTGATTGGCTCAAAGATAATCACAGCGATATAGAATTTATCTTTCATATTGGCGCACGTACAAATACTACGGAATTTGATTATACTATCTTTGAACATTTGAATGTAGATTATAGTAAAAAAATGTGGAAGGCGTGTTCTGAATATTCTATTCCATTAGTTTATGCTTCTTCAGCAGCAACTTATGGAGCAGGAGAATATGGTTATGAAGATGATGAAAGCCGTATTCCTCTTCTAAAACCCTTAAATCCTTATGGACAATCAAAACAAGAGTTTGATGTTTGGGCATTAGAACAAGAAAAAACTCCTCCTTTTTGGGCTGGATTAAAATTCTTTAATGTCTATGGACCTAATGAATTTCATAAAGGACGTATGGCTTCCGTTATTTTTCATACCTATCATCAGATTTTGAAGACAGGCAAAATGAAACTTTTCCGTTCCCACAATCCTAATTTTAAAGATGGTGAACAGCTTCGTGATTTTGTTTACGTAAAAGATTTGATAGAAGTATGTTTGTTTTTGATGAATAAACAACCTAAATCAGCTATTTATAATCTTGGGAGTGGAACAGCACGTACTTTTTTGGATTTGGCAAAAAATACATTTTATGCCCTAGATAAAACTCCTGAAATAGATTTTATGGATACCCCTGCTGATATTCGTGATAAATACCAATATTACACACAGGCTAATATGGAAAAACTAAAAAGTGCAGGTTATACCAAAAAATTTCATACACTAGAAGAAGGTGTGGAAGATTATGTTAAGAATTATTTGATGGAAAATAAATATTATTAA
- a CDS encoding ABC transporter ATP-binding protein — MANLEKSTPKGEIFDWKILKRVFVFVKPYQGRFYFIIFLTVLLGMVAPIRPYLIKLTVDDYILQNDWEGLNLMLILLLSSAVMQVGVEFIHSYLSGWLGQNVVRDIRLQVYNHLMEMKLSFYDKTPIGRLVTRNISDIETLSNIFTQGIANILGDILQLIFIFAAMLYLDWRLTLVTLTVLPFLLVGTYIFKEKVKESFNDVRTAVSNLNSFVQEHVTGMAIVQIFNSEKREYKKFEAINKEHRRANIKTVLYYSLYFPLAEIVGAAGTGLVVWYGASSVLAERIELGTLIAFILFLAMFFRPIRMIADRFNTLQLGIVSSDRILKLLDDNSTIQHNGTFFAKNLKGNIRFEEVWFAYNMDISKEEYAENKNPEIKPEWVLKNISFDVKQGQTIAMVGATGAGKSSIINLLNKFYEIQKGEIFVDDKNIEEYDLSSLRQNIGIVLQDVFLFSGTIMDNITLRNADISLEKVKKAAELVGAKEFIEKLPNGFYYDVQERGATLSVGQRQLISFVRAMVYDPQILILDEATSSVDSETEELIQNAIDKMMEGRTAIVIAHRLATIQKADKIMVLDKGEIKESGSHEELLTLGGYYNTLYELQFLQAERG, encoded by the coding sequence ATGGCTAATTTAGAAAAATCAACTCCTAAAGGAGAAATATTTGACTGGAAAATACTCAAACGTGTTTTTGTTTTTGTAAAACCTTATCAAGGACGTTTTTATTTTATCATTTTTCTAACTGTTTTGTTGGGAATGGTTGCACCTATTCGTCCTTATCTTATCAAACTTACTGTTGATGATTATATCCTTCAAAATGACTGGGAAGGCTTAAATTTGATGCTTATTTTGCTTTTGTCGTCGGCTGTTATGCAAGTTGGTGTCGAATTTATTCATAGTTATCTTTCTGGATGGCTTGGACAAAATGTAGTGCGTGATATTCGTTTGCAAGTTTATAATCATTTGATGGAAATGAAACTTTCATTTTATGACAAAACTCCCATTGGAAGGCTTGTAACTCGTAATATTTCGGATATAGAAACACTTTCAAATATCTTTACACAAGGAATTGCTAATATTTTAGGAGATATTTTGCAGCTTATTTTTATTTTTGCTGCAATGTTATATCTAGATTGGCGACTTACTTTGGTAACTCTTACTGTTTTGCCGTTTTTGTTAGTAGGTACTTATATTTTCAAAGAAAAAGTAAAAGAATCATTCAATGATGTGCGTACAGCTGTTTCAAATCTAAATTCATTTGTGCAAGAACATGTAACAGGAATGGCAATTGTTCAGATTTTTAATAGTGAAAAAAGAGAATACAAAAAGTTTGAAGCCATCAACAAAGAACACCGAAGAGCAAATATAAAAACAGTTTTGTATTATTCGCTTTATTTTCCTCTTGCTGAGATTGTAGGAGCTGCAGGGACAGGTTTGGTGGTTTGGTATGGTGCTTCTAGTGTCTTAGCAGAGCGTATTGAGCTTGGTACTTTGATTGCCTTTATTTTATTTTTGGCTATGTTTTTTCGTCCTATTCGTATGATTGCAGACCGTTTTAATACACTGCAATTAGGAATTGTTAGTTCGGACAGAATCCTAAAACTCTTGGATGACAACAGCACAATTCAACACAACGGAACTTTTTTTGCCAAAAATTTAAAAGGAAATATTCGTTTTGAAGAAGTGTGGTTTGCTTATAATATGGATATTTCCAAAGAAGAATATGCAGAAAATAAAAATCCAGAAATAAAGCCAGAATGGGTTTTGAAAAATATTTCTTTTGATGTAAAACAAGGACAAACAATTGCGATGGTAGGAGCAACAGGCGCAGGAAAATCTTCTATTATTAATCTTTTGAATAAATTTTATGAAATTCAAAAAGGAGAAATATTTGTTGATGATAAAAATATAGAAGAGTATGATTTGAGTTCTTTACGCCAAAATATCGGAATTGTTTTGCAAGATGTATTCTTATTCTCAGGAACAATTATGGACAATATCACATTGAGAAATGCTGATATTTCATTAGAAAAAGTCAAAAAGGCAGCCGAGCTTGTAGGTGCAAAAGAATTTATAGAAAAACTTCCAAATGGTTTTTATTATGATGTACAAGAACGTGGTGCAACGCTTTCAGTTGGACAAAGACAGCTTATTTCTTTTGTTCGTGCAATGGTTTATGACCCTCAAATTTTGATTCTTGATGAAGCAACTTCTTCAGTAGATTCAGAAACAGAAGAATTAATCCAAAATGCCATCGATAAAATGATGGAAGGACGAACAGCAATAGTTATTGCTCATCGTTTGGCTACAATTCAAAAAGCTGATAAAATTATGGTGTTGGATAAAGGAGAAATAAAAGAAAGTGGCTCACATGAAGAGCTGCTAACATTAGGTGGTTATTACAATACTCTTTATGAACTGCAGTTTTTGCAAGCAGAACGAGGTTAA
- the crtD gene encoding 1-hydroxycarotenoid 3,4-desaturase CrtD, with amino-acid sequence MKKAAIIGAGIAGIATAIHLANKGYKVEVFEANNYAGGKLSEFWKDGFRYDAGPSLFTLPERVEELILQSGKKVEDYFSYKKLETINKYFWEDGTKLEASADTETFAKQVEAKLGEPKENILKFLKSSKEKYDLTADLFLTRSLHKAETYFNKTALKAFSQIWKLELFKTMNQANSLIFEKEKTVQLFNRYATYNGSSPYVAPALLNVIPHLEFNKGAFLPTEGMFDITKSLVKLGQDLGVIYHFDKKVEEIIIDKNQNKITGIKVKDSKKEETQTEELDFDIVVSNMDVVHTYKKLLPKEKAPEFLLQQQKSSSALIFYWGMNAEYKELDLHNIFFTKEYKKEFNALFNGKTLYEDPTIYIFVSSKHIKTDAPEGCENWFVMINAPHNLNDGSQDWDTWIKKAKQDIIKKLERILMRNVEENIISESILDPRKIELRTSSLGGSLYGNSSNNRYAAFLRHANFSKTKGLYFCGGSVHPGGGIPLALSSAKIVGEMIEKI; translated from the coding sequence ATGAAAAAAGCAGCCATTATAGGAGCAGGAATCGCAGGAATTGCAACAGCTATTCATCTAGCAAATAAAGGATATAAAGTAGAAGTTTTTGAAGCTAATAATTACGCAGGTGGAAAATTATCTGAGTTTTGGAAAGATGGTTTTCGCTATGATGCTGGGCCTTCATTATTTACACTTCCTGAGCGTGTCGAAGAATTAATTTTACAATCTGGAAAGAAAGTAGAAGATTATTTTTCCTATAAAAAATTAGAAACCATTAATAAATATTTTTGGGAAGATGGTACAAAACTAGAAGCCAGCGCAGACACAGAAACTTTTGCAAAACAAGTAGAAGCAAAACTAGGCGAACCAAAAGAAAATATTTTGAAATTCCTCAAAAGCAGCAAAGAAAAATATGATTTGACGGCTGATTTATTTCTTACTCGTTCGCTCCATAAAGCAGAAACTTATTTCAACAAAACAGCTTTAAAAGCCTTTTCACAGATTTGGAAATTAGAGCTTTTCAAGACAATGAATCAAGCAAATAGTTTGATATTTGAGAAAGAAAAAACAGTTCAGCTTTTTAATCGCTATGCAACTTATAATGGTTCTTCGCCTTATGTTGCGCCTGCGCTTTTGAATGTAATTCCTCATTTAGAGTTTAATAAAGGAGCTTTTTTACCAACAGAAGGAATGTTTGATATTACAAAAAGTCTTGTAAAATTAGGTCAAGATTTAGGTGTAATTTATCATTTTGATAAAAAAGTAGAAGAAATTATCATTGATAAAAATCAAAATAAAATTACAGGAATAAAAGTAAAAGATTCTAAAAAAGAAGAGACTCAAACAGAAGAATTAGACTTTGATATTGTTGTTTCAAATATGGACGTTGTTCATACATACAAGAAATTATTACCAAAAGAAAAAGCTCCTGAATTTTTATTACAACAACAAAAATCATCTTCTGCTCTTATTTTTTATTGGGGAATGAATGCCGAATACAAAGAATTAGATTTGCATAATATTTTTTTTACAAAGGAATATAAAAAGGAATTTAATGCTCTTTTCAATGGTAAAACACTTTACGAAGACCCAACAATTTATATTTTCGTTTCTTCCAAACATATCAAAACTGATGCGCCAGAAGGTTGTGAAAATTGGTTTGTGATGATTAATGCTCCTCATAATTTGAATGATGGTTCGCAAGATTGGGATACATGGATAAAGAAAGCAAAACAAGATATTATCAAAAAACTAGAACGCATTTTGATGCGAAATGTAGAGGAAAATATTATTTCTGAATCTATTCTTGACCCAAGAAAAATTGAACTGCGTACTTCTTCTTTGGGAGGTTCTTTGTATGGAAATAGTAGCAATAATCGATATGCAGCTTTTTTAAGACACGCCAATTTTTCCAAAACAAAAGGATTATATTTTTGTGGTGGAAGCGTTCACCCAGGGGGAGGTATTCCATTAGCCTTATCATCTGCCAAAATTGTAGGAGAAATGATTGAAAAAATATAA
- the mreC gene encoding rod shape-determining protein MreC has protein sequence MLFLLLEAVCFWLIINHNTYQRIVVLTSASSVVGTSLDMQNWIATRWNLKDENEHLLEENAKLHSLLASQIRKNQVNDTLAFNKLYPSFTQKQKDSLRLLSLSKKFKNLDSVQLLSVSEYQLVPAKVIKHSYLLERNFLTINKGSKQGIKKGMGVITGSGIVGKIEVVSTNYATVRSILHIDYQVASQIKRNGVNATTQWDGTDYRKSNLLYTSAKDIKVGDTVVTSVENNFYPKEFLVGYIEKVNFSSAKGNFNEVRMRLATDFTTLSYVYIIENNYKAEIDSLEEVTLEK, from the coding sequence TTGCTTTTTCTTTTATTGGAAGCAGTCTGTTTTTGGTTGATTATAAATCACAATACATATCAGAGAATTGTAGTTCTGACTTCAGCTAGTTCAGTAGTTGGAACTAGTTTGGATATGCAAAATTGGATAGCTACTCGTTGGAATTTGAAAGATGAAAATGAGCATCTTTTAGAAGAAAATGCAAAATTACATTCCCTCTTAGCTTCACAGATACGCAAAAATCAAGTCAATGATACACTTGCTTTTAATAAGCTCTATCCTAGTTTTACTCAAAAACAAAAGGATAGTTTGAGGCTTCTTTCTTTATCTAAAAAGTTTAAAAATTTAGATTCAGTACAGCTTTTATCTGTTTCTGAGTATCAATTAGTTCCTGCTAAAGTCATTAAACATTCTTATTTATTGGAAAGAAATTTCTTGACAATCAATAAAGGAAGTAAACAAGGAATTAAAAAAGGAATGGGAGTAATTACAGGCTCTGGAATTGTAGGAAAAATAGAAGTTGTTTCTACTAATTATGCAACAGTAAGAAGTATTTTACATATTGATTATCAAGTAGCTTCACAAATAAAACGTAATGGAGTAAATGCTACTACGCAATGGGATGGTACAGATTACAGAAAATCAAATCTTTTATATACTTCTGCAAAAGACATAAAAGTAGGCGATACAGTAGTAACAAGTGTAGAAAATAATTTTTATCCAAAAGAATTTTTAGTTGGCTATATAGAAAAAGTTAATTTTAGTTCTGCAAAAGGAAATTTTAATGAAGTGCGTATGCGTTTAGCAACTGATTTCACAACACTTTCTTATGTTTATATTATTGAAAATAATTATAAAGCAGAAATTGATTCTTTAGAAGAAGTTACATTAGAAAAATAG
- a CDS encoding rod shape-determining protein — MGFFDIFTSDIAIDLGTANTLIIHRGKIVVDEPSIIALDKRSGKVMAIGRKAMQMHEKTHDDIRTIRPLRDGVIADFDAAQQMIKGLIKMIERGRFNLSNRIVICIPSGITEVEKRAVKESAEQAGAKQVYMIKEPIAAAIGIGIDIEQPVGSMIVDIGGGTTEIAVIALSGIVCDQSIRTAGDVFNKDILDYMRRQHNLLIGERSAERIKIEVGAAMSELENAPDDYEVRGRDLMTGIPKVVKVSYSEIAFSLDKSISKIEEAVLKALEITPPELAADIYENGIYLTGGGALLRGLDKRLSLKTKLPIHIAEDPLRAVVRGTGIALNDVSRFKPVLLD; from the coding sequence ATGGGTTTCTTTGACATCTTTACTAGCGATATTGCCATTGATTTAGGCACAGCTAACACACTAATTATTCATAGAGGGAAAATCGTTGTAGATGAACCTTCTATCATTGCACTTGACAAACGCTCTGGAAAAGTAATGGCTATCGGAAGAAAAGCCATGCAAATGCACGAAAAAACACACGATGATATTCGTACAATTAGACCTCTACGTGATGGTGTAATTGCTGATTTTGATGCAGCTCAACAAATGATAAAAGGGCTTATCAAAATGATAGAACGTGGTCGTTTTAATCTTTCCAACCGAATCGTAATTTGTATTCCTTCTGGTATTACAGAAGTAGAAAAACGTGCCGTAAAAGAATCTGCCGAACAAGCAGGTGCAAAACAAGTCTATATGATAAAAGAACCTATTGCAGCAGCTATCGGTATCGGTATTGATATTGAGCAGCCTGTTGGTTCAATGATTGTTGATATTGGGGGAGGTACAACTGAAATTGCTGTTATTGCACTTTCAGGTATTGTTTGTGACCAATCTATACGCACGGCAGGTGATGTATTTAATAAAGATATTTTAGATTATATGCGCCGTCAGCATAACCTTTTGATTGGTGAACGTTCGGCAGAGCGAATCAAAATTGAAGTAGGTGCTGCTATGTCTGAGCTTGAAAATGCTCCTGATGATTATGAAGTACGTGGACGAGATTTGATGACAGGAATTCCAAAAGTAGTAAAAGTATCATATAGTGAAATTGCTTTTTCATTAGATAAATCAATTTCTAAGATTGAAGAAGCTGTTTTGAAAGCGCTTGAAATTACTCCTCCAGAATTAGCTGCTGATATTTATGAAAATGGTATTTATCTAACAGGTGGTGGTGCGCTTTTACGTGGACTTGACAAACGTCTTTCTCTCAAAACAAAACTTCCTATTCATATTGCAGAAGACCCATTACGTGCTGTTGTGCGTGGAACTGGTATTGCTCTGAATGATGTAAGTAGATTTAAACCTGTTTTATTAGATTAA